Genomic window (Papilio machaon chromosome 12, ilPapMach1.1, whole genome shotgun sequence):
aaagaaaatttgtaaaaaatccaCAAAAACATCTGTACAATGTTAAATCTATTtgacataatatttacaagaCGTCGAAACATTAGCATAgaataaagaaatagaaaacatgaaataattattgatatttaataatttctaagaCGACTGCATTTTCCGGGAATAAATACGTTGCTgcgatataataaataattgaataaatgtcCATTGGCATTGTtcggataaaaatatattatactagctttaacccgcgactccgtccgcgcggaataaaaaatagaaaacggcgtaaaaattatcctatgtccgttccctggttctaagctacctgcccaccaattttcagttaaatcgattcagccgttcttgagttataaatagtgtaactaacacgactttctttcatatatatagattagacAATTTTTGTGTTGAACTGTGatctaaaaatttataaaaaaatgctaaacaataacattaattatggtaattaaagatttagttaagattatatgaataaaaaatatatattaacaagACAAACAGTTCTTGATCGACATTAttctaatacatattttatatttataataaaaaaaatatcaagtatTTTGAATCtcttatattttatgcaaCGAAAAACTTATCTACATAAATTCcataaaaaatagtacaatCAAAGAGTATTCAACAGAAAACTAATGTACAGTCAAATCTGGATTAGGGAAAAAATAACGGTCCCTTGGATTCACATTTATCTAGTTTCGActgtacttattttataagtcCTATAATACCAATATCTTTCAGATCATCATGTTTTTCTAGTATAAGTCCTTTCTCATTAGCGAGATGTAACACTGAGAGTAAAGCTAGAGGTATACTGAGCGACTCCCGCATGTTGGTGGACAACTTTGTGGGTAGGCGGGAGTACACCGAGAGGAAAGTGGTCGGCGTCACCTCCTCCTTTTCACCTTCTTTCGTCTTATTTGTCAACATCCTCCAAGTGCAGTGCTTCAGTTGCTTCATGTCGACTTTTTTCGCTCTCATCGCGTAAGGTATAAAGATTTTTGCCACCTGCGGACACGACACGGAGATAAGTAAAACTTTTGATTGGCTATTcctaatagatttttaaatacacaagAGATATTATGTGAACGATCTGGTTAGATAGAACAAGACCTAATGCAATACGGCTAAAAGAATTGCAAAAgtgtaacttttttatctgaTTAATATCGccaaaaaacatacatttttttttcaactttatctatatatataaaagaaagtcgtgttagttacactatttataactcaagaacggctgaatcgatttgactgaaaattggtgggcaggtagcttagaaccaggaaaaggacataggataatttttacaccgttttctattttttgttccgcgtggacggagtcgcgggaaaaagctagttcttAATGTTTTGCAATTcgtctttttagccgacttcaaaaagaaggaggttatcaattcgattatgtttttttatgtgtgtttgCAAAACTTCAAGCacaaaattacattgtatAAGCAACATTATAATTGGTACCTTAGTGGGAGGTTCCAGCATGTCTCCGATCTCCTCCGGCTCCTGTGCTTTGAGCTGGTCGTGAGGATCTCCCGCCGCCGCACCCTCCTCATTGCCCCACTCCTCACCctcctatatatatatatatatactatcaTTTAGACCAGTTTTCCACTAAGCGAGAATATAAATCGCTCATAGAAATAGTAATTATTGAAATAGTAGTCTGATGTCTGCAAGAAAGCGTTGTTAGaagagtaaaatataaattaaactcgATGTACTATTAAAGCTAGGTTTCCACgtcaaaaatacatattttgataCCGCTTATTCTCTTAAAAAACATCTCTTTTAAACATGTTACAGCAGTAGAAACCCACACTAAAACTTCGTACATGTTGATATTAGTGATTAAACTCACGGGTACACTGTTAGGGCAGTAGGAGGCGTCGTTCTCGTTGTTGTAGTCGTAGTCGCGCACATCGTCGACTGCGAGGGGCTCGGGCTCCGCCCCGGCAGCCCCGGCAGCCCCGCACACAACACTGACACCGCCCACTGCGCTAGCACAGAGCGCGCGGCGCCGCCGCAGCGTTACATTCTGACGCACGAACAACTTGCAGAAGTGGGACTCGTCTAAACCTCTAACATatgatattaaagttttttagaacttttttatttttaaaatttgatgttaaaaaataattttcagttaGATATTATTGATTCAGAAGAAatgtttgatattaaaatgttatatgaagGATTTAAGTTCTTTCGTGAGCGTTCTTACGAGTAAATTTTGGTTGAAGTTTCAACTTCTTTTTGGTATCGAAGATATTTTAGGCTTTTGGCGACAAAGCTAACTTGCTAcgaaaggtgggcattaactcgttaatccgttaatcataatttaacggagttaacattttgcttaacggattaacttttaagttaacttcaaatagtgttaacgcttttgttaacttccgttaatttagtccgttaatcgttaatcgttacatcagaaacttggagacgtcctgtcattttgtttaaattacgcgccacgccacacTCGTAAGCTCAACTATGTTGgccgactcgaatggtgaacgaacgagtttaTAATGGAAAtgaacgattaacgaagttaacttttcgattaactgtgcccaacTGTGCTTGCTACCGAGatttattaagatataatttGGACAAGTACCTATCAATGGGTGTTTTATAATTAGCTTCATTCCATGTATGTCCTGTGGCGAGGGTCTTCCTGGCGATGGTGATCTTGGCTGGCTGTGCGGGCTCGTACTCTGCTGTGGGAGGCAGGCGGCAGTCAGTGGCGAGCCCCGCGCCGAGGAACTCCAGCTGTCGCTTGCTCCTCGCCGCCTTCTTCTCTACCATCACACGACCTGTCGCCGTTGATTGTGTACGCTCCGATAGCTTCGAGGCTGGAATATTGATCATTTCATTACTGACATTAACATGTTACATTGATCATGGACAAAAGTCTGCCATTCTTTTCAGTTTTCAGTTCAagatttacagtttttttttacattgttttccTAGCAAAGTACAAACCAGCACTTATAGTTGTTAATTGATAACTATTCCTAACTCTTTGTTAAAGATTAGTATGATAAATCTACACTTAAATAGCTGTTAAGCAACTATTTAACGATTTGGTGTACGAAAAATGAGGGTTCTTTGAGTGTAGTAGATGATGTGGAACAATGTCGTTGGTAAGTACCTCTGTTGTTGCGCAGTCTCCAGTGCGCGGGTCCGGCCCAGGCGGCGACGATGGCCCCGCAGTATGAGTACTCGAGACGGGAGTCGCGCGCGACCTGCGGACGCATGTCGGCGACTCGCGCAGcgcccgcgccccgcgccgcgcacgccgccgccgccgccgccgccaccgccacATCCGCCTCCTCCTCGCTCTCGATACCGCCCAGCGGCTCCTCATCTGAACATACACACACCTTTATATCGCTTACTTCATcataatatttagataattgACTTGTCTATTGGATCTCGTTATAGCCTTTTTAATACAACATGGTATCATTGActtccaaatttaaataaaaatataaaagaaagtcacgTTTGTTactctatttataactcaaaaactactgaaccttgcctaaaaaggtagcttaaaaccagAAGATGGATACAGgatactttttactttttttaatttcgaaattcGATATTTATAGCagacaaaaaaattgaagatCACCGTTGgagaaatttttaataaagctagtaattataatactattggccaacatctatttttcacacacccccccccccattttttttttaactgcgcgcggacggagtcgcgggcgacagctaattatttataaacctACCAAATAAATCGTTGTGAGCGTCATCGTAAGGTATTGGCTCCACCTCAGCGTTGACATCGAAGGCAAGCGCCTGCTGAGACAGATTGAGTCGCTCCTCCACCCAGTTGTTAACACGGTTCTcactattaaatatgttaaagtttCCACAATTAATCAA
Coding sequences:
- the LOC106718332 gene encoding condensin complex subunit 2 translates to MMMDTSIINTPVARLSVGGINSPLRRRSLIAQKNRIHREEERNDDDAERSSLVASERALVTSTPLASPGRSKDTMSSSPQKEHFQGCLKLYAENKINKDNAWNLQLIDFMTSMLRRHDARMDNLQTASTVVDASARIYSFRVDAVHYDVLKMAGGLSKAAQTKRGKKDENDEVGDEPAADDARAKKKKKRSKGAITANPEVFNGDFDANDFVDPFFERLAATTGDVTSSNRAFNATLPIHDNTLALILRTDTHYLELIKENESDHLELKEHITLPDKLLSAFTSSDHICEPFAAFSISNWDPDTEYTENRVNNWVEERLNLSQQALAFDVNAEVEPIPYDDAHNDLFDEEPLGGIESEEEADVAVAAAAAAACAARGAGAARVADMRPQVARDSRLEYSYCGAIVAAWAGPAHWRLRNNRASKLSERTQSTATGRVMVEKKAARSKRQLEFLGAGLATDCRLPPTAEYEPAQPAKITIARKTLATGHTWNEANYKTPIDRGLDESHFCKLFVRQNVTLRRRRALCASAVGGVSVVCGAAGAAGAEPEPLAVDDVRDYDYNNENDASYCPNSVPEGEEWGNEEGAAAGDPHDQLKAQEPEEIGDMLEPPTKVAKIFIPYAMRAKKVDMKQLKHCTWRMLTNKTKEGEKEEVTPTTFLSVYSRLPTKLSTNMRESLSIPLALLSVLHLANEKGLILEKHDDLKDIGIIGLIK